TGTCCACGGCCATGAACAGCCGACGGGGTAGGTGGTTGCGGAGATTCCGCTTGATGGTGTCGGCGTGGTCCTCGATCTTGTCGATCTCCCTGGTCAGCTCCGTGAACTCGCGGCAGGCCCCGACCCCGGAGACGTAGCACTCCAGGGATTCCTTGATGATGCCGATGCACTCGGCGATCTTGTCGTAGTGCTCGACAAGACCTTCCATGGGGGAGCGGGGGGAGAGAAGGCCGTAAAACGGGATGCGGATCATCTGGAGACTCCTTGTGATCAATAGATCATCCATTTGAGCAGGGTGAAGATGACGATGCTGGTCAGGGCCGCGATGGGCACTGTCAGCAGCCAGTAGGCGACGATGCGGCCGAGGACGCCCATGTCCACGGCACTGAAGCCGCGGGCCAGGCCGACTCCGACGATGGCTCCCACGGCGGCGTGGGTGGTGGACACGGGCAGGCCCATGTTGGATGCGGCCAGAACCGTGGAGG
This Deltaproteobacteria bacterium DNA region includes the following protein-coding sequences:
- a CDS encoding inorganic phosphate transporter; amino-acid sequence: LGIAIGIAVLGHKVMATVGDKITALTNTRGFAVDFGAASTVLAASNMGLPVSTTHAAVGAIVGVGLARGFSAVDMGVLGRIVAYWLLTVPIAALTSIVIFTLLKWMIY